In one Moritella sp. 5 genomic region, the following are encoded:
- the ylqF gene encoding ribosome biogenesis GTPase YlqF — MSKQTIQWYPGHMHKARKEIAEVMPQMDLIIEVLDARIPYSSENPMISDLRGDTPCIKILNKSDLADPIVTAQWLEYLELEEGVKAYAFTTQEPAEIKKIPQLARALVPNKEGAHKVIKAMIMGIPNVGKSTTINILANRIIAKTGNEPAVTKQQQRIKLDNGIVLSDTPGMLWPKVQNPLSGYRLASTGAIKDTAIEYDDIGMYAAEYLCKTYPDAMRARYKLDNLDKTDIELLEDIGRGRGCLGPGGFVDLNKAAAILINELRTAKICRISLETPAMAEAEKQAVIERLALEGVKIKKRKPKKKRR, encoded by the coding sequence ATGAGTAAACAAACGATTCAGTGGTACCCAGGGCACATGCATAAAGCCCGTAAAGAGATCGCGGAAGTTATGCCGCAAATGGACCTCATTATCGAAGTACTCGATGCACGGATCCCTTATAGCAGCGAGAATCCAATGATCTCCGATTTACGTGGTGATACCCCTTGCATTAAGATTCTCAATAAAAGCGACCTTGCAGATCCTATCGTTACTGCACAATGGCTAGAATATCTAGAATTAGAGGAAGGTGTAAAAGCGTATGCCTTTACGACGCAAGAGCCTGCTGAGATCAAAAAGATCCCACAACTCGCTCGTGCGCTAGTGCCTAATAAAGAAGGCGCGCATAAAGTAATTAAAGCGATGATTATGGGCATTCCAAACGTGGGTAAATCAACCACGATTAATATCCTGGCAAATCGTATCATTGCTAAGACAGGTAATGAACCAGCAGTGACGAAACAGCAGCAGCGTATCAAGTTAGACAACGGTATTGTACTGTCTGATACGCCAGGAATGTTATGGCCGAAAGTACAAAACCCACTTTCTGGCTACCGTTTAGCATCAACAGGCGCAATTAAAGATACTGCTATTGAATATGATGACATTGGTATGTATGCAGCAGAATACTTATGTAAAACCTACCCTGACGCAATGCGTGCACGTTACAAGCTAGATAACCTAGACAAGACAGACATAGAATTGCTAGAAGACATTGGTCGTGGCCGTGGTTGTTTAGGCCCAGGTGGTTTTGTTGATTTAAATAAAGCCGCAGCGATATTAATTAATGAGTTACGTACTGCCAAGATCTGTCGTATCAGTTTAGAAACGCCAGCAATGGCTGAAGCAGAAAAACAGGCTGTGATTGAACGTTTAGCCCTTGAAGGCGTGAAGATTAAAAAACGTAAGCCAAAGAAAAAACGTCGTTAA